A single window of Acidimicrobiales bacterium DNA harbors:
- the gcvP gene encoding glycine dehydrogenase (decarboxylating) produces MLATLGVETLDELIDQAVPKSIRTERPYDLPGPSTEAEVLDRLRHLAHLNRPMRSLIGMGYAGTFTPPVIQRNVLENPAWYTAYTPYQPEISQGRLEALLNFQTMVSDLVGLELANASLLDEGTAAAEAMTMARRIVQSDAGDTFYVDHRCHPQTIDVVRTRARPLGIEVVTCDPLELTADRARGSFGVLLQYPGTLGEIRDLAHVAEAVHEAGAIVCCATDLLACCVLRPPGEWGADIVLGNSQRFGVPLGFGGPHAAFIATRQEHRRQLPGRLVGVSVDARGRPALRLALQAREQHIRREKATSNICTAQVLLANVAAFYAMWHGPDGLRAMAERVHTLAATLAANLEATGMNVGPDAFFDTLYVEVPAGADWALERARAAGINLRRVDDSSVAVTLDETCDEEVVDTLTRVLTPRPPAVSVEVSPRIPPHLRRSSTFLEHPVFNDFHSETDMMRYLRRLADRDLALDRTMIPLGSCTMKLNAAVEMAPITWREFADLHPFAPLDQVEGTLRLIHELEAMLSEITGFDAVSLQPNAGSQGEYAGLLAIRRFHERNGEDRREVCLIPRSAHGTNAASAVMAGMRVVVVECDDHGNVDLDDLRRKADRHAGELAALMLTYPSTHGVFEEAVCEICDLVHERGGQVYLDGANMNALVGLARPAEFGADVCHLNLHKTFCIPHGGGGPGVGPVAAKAHLAPFLPNSSLVPEAGPTSGEVCAVSSAPWGSALILPISWAYIRLMGAEGLLEATKVAILNANYVAKRLEPHFPVLYKGPGGWVAHECIIDLRPDKAKAGVTAEDVAKRLMDYGFHAPTLSFPVPGTLMVEPTESESLAELDRFCEAMISIRSEIDRIAAGEWPRDDNPLKNAPHTVEELASDEWTHPYPREVAAFPLPSLRRDRYWVPVSRIDQAYGDRHLVCACPPPEAFEDGGR; encoded by the coding sequence ATGCTCGCCACACTGGGTGTCGAGACGCTCGACGAGCTGATCGATCAAGCCGTCCCCAAGTCGATCCGAACCGAACGCCCGTACGACCTCCCCGGACCTAGCACCGAAGCCGAGGTCCTCGACCGTCTCCGGCACCTCGCACACCTCAACAGGCCGATGCGCTCTCTCATCGGCATGGGGTACGCCGGGACCTTCACACCCCCCGTGATCCAGCGCAACGTCCTCGAAAACCCCGCCTGGTACACCGCCTACACGCCCTACCAACCCGAGATCTCACAGGGTCGGCTCGAGGCGCTGCTGAACTTCCAGACCATGGTCTCCGACCTCGTCGGCTTGGAACTTGCCAACGCTTCGCTTCTCGACGAAGGCACCGCTGCGGCCGAGGCGATGACCATGGCCCGCCGCATCGTGCAGTCGGATGCCGGAGACACCTTCTATGTGGACCACCGGTGTCATCCCCAGACGATCGACGTGGTCCGAACCCGGGCCCGACCGCTCGGAATCGAAGTCGTGACATGCGACCCGTTGGAGTTGACCGCCGACCGTGCCCGCGGCTCGTTCGGCGTCCTCCTGCAGTATCCCGGGACCCTGGGCGAGATCCGTGACCTCGCACACGTGGCCGAGGCCGTGCACGAGGCAGGTGCGATCGTGTGTTGCGCGACCGACCTGCTCGCCTGCTGCGTGCTCCGACCTCCCGGCGAATGGGGCGCCGACATCGTGTTGGGCAACAGCCAACGCTTCGGCGTGCCTCTCGGCTTCGGCGGGCCTCACGCCGCGTTCATCGCGACCCGCCAAGAACATCGCCGACAGCTCCCCGGCCGACTCGTCGGCGTCTCGGTCGACGCGCGGGGCCGCCCTGCCCTGCGACTCGCGCTTCAGGCCAGAGAACAGCACATCCGACGTGAGAAGGCGACGTCCAACATCTGCACCGCCCAAGTTCTCTTGGCGAACGTGGCCGCCTTCTACGCCATGTGGCACGGTCCGGACGGACTGCGGGCGATGGCGGAAAGGGTGCACACCTTGGCGGCGACGCTCGCGGCGAACCTCGAGGCGACAGGAATGAATGTCGGGCCCGACGCCTTCTTCGACACGCTCTACGTCGAGGTGCCCGCGGGCGCCGACTGGGCTCTGGAACGAGCCAGAGCTGCAGGAATCAACCTGCGCAGGGTAGACGACTCGTCGGTCGCGGTGACGCTGGACGAGACTTGCGACGAAGAAGTAGTCGACACGCTCACGAGGGTCTTGACGCCTAGGCCGCCTGCCGTCTCGGTCGAGGTGTCGCCGCGCATCCCCCCGCACCTGAGACGCTCCTCGACGTTCCTCGAGCACCCGGTCTTCAACGACTTCCACTCCGAGACGGACATGATGCGCTATCTGCGGCGCCTCGCCGACCGGGACCTCGCCCTCGATCGGACGATGATCCCTCTCGGATCCTGCACCATGAAGCTGAATGCGGCGGTCGAGATGGCGCCGATCACCTGGCGTGAGTTCGCCGACCTCCATCCGTTCGCACCCCTCGACCAGGTAGAGGGCACGCTCCGCCTCATCCACGAGCTCGAGGCGATGTTGAGCGAGATCACCGGGTTCGATGCCGTCTCCCTGCAACCGAACGCCGGTTCCCAAGGCGAGTACGCCGGCCTGCTCGCGATCAGGCGATTCCATGAACGCAACGGCGAGGACAGGCGGGAGGTGTGCCTGATACCCCGCTCCGCCCACGGCACCAATGCAGCGTCTGCTGTGATGGCAGGCATGAGAGTCGTGGTAGTCGAATGCGACGACCACGGCAACGTCGACTTGGACGACCTCAGGCGCAAGGCCGACCGGCACGCCGGCGAGCTCGCCGCCCTGATGCTCACCTATCCGTCCACCCACGGCGTGTTCGAAGAGGCCGTGTGCGAGATATGCGATCTGGTCCATGAAAGAGGCGGGCAGGTGTACTTGGACGGCGCCAACATGAACGCCCTGGTGGGACTCGCCCGCCCGGCCGAGTTCGGCGCTGACGTCTGCCACCTCAATCTGCACAAGACCTTTTGCATCCCCCACGGAGGAGGTGGGCCGGGAGTCGGCCCGGTGGCGGCGAAGGCACATCTCGCCCCGTTTCTACCCAACAGTTCCCTGGTCCCCGAGGCCGGTCCGACGAGCGGGGAGGTGTGCGCGGTCTCTTCGGCTCCCTGGGGTTCGGCTCTGATACTGCCGATCTCTTGGGCCTATATAAGGCTCATGGGTGCCGAGGGCCTGCTCGAGGCCACCAAGGTGGCGATCCTCAACGCCAACTACGTGGCGAAGCGTCTCGAACCGCACTTCCCTGTTCTCTACAAGGGCCCCGGCGGTTGGGTCGCACACGAGTGCATCATCGACCTCAGACCCGACAAGGCGAAGGCCGGGGTGACGGCGGAAGACGTCGCCAAACGTCTCATGGACTACGGCTTCCACGCTCCGACCTTGTCGTTCCCTGTGCCGGGCACCCTCATGGTGGAGCCGACTGAATCGGAATCCCTCGCCGAACTCGACCGGTTCTGCGAGGCGATGATCTCCATACGCTCGGAGATCGACCGCATCGCCGCCGGCGAATGGCCCCGCGACGACAACCCGTTGAAGAACGCTCCCCACACCGTCGAGGAACTTGCCTCCGACGAGTGGACACATCCTTACCCGCGGGAGGTCGCCGCGTTCCCCCTTCCCTCACTCAGGCGGGACCGGTACTGGGTCCCCGTGTCTCGCATAGACCAGGCTTACGGCGACCGACACCTCGTCTGCGCCTGCCCTCCACCGGAAGCGTTCGAGGACGGGGGTCGATGA
- a CDS encoding putative monooxygenase — protein sequence MADSHLRFGIFLPPIHPPGQNPTLALQRDLQLIEHLDRLGFDEAWIGEHHSAGHEIISSPEIFIAAAAERTRRIMLGTGVVSLPYHHPFMVAERIVLLDHLTRGRVMLGVGPGALPSDAAMLGIDAASQRDRMDESLGVIMRLLRGETVDHESDWFRLVDARLQLAPFSRPHPEVAVAAMVSPSGPRTAGRHGVSLLSIGATQQAGFDALGTHWSVWEETARHHGHTPDRSRWRVLTQMHLAPTRKKAEKEVRYGLPDFLRYFAEVAALPIAPAGDVSDISEHLRERALGVIGTPDDAIELIERLLEQSGGFGTLLLFAHDWADPEATKRSYELFATRVMPYFQGQLDPPQTSMLWTAERREKFMADFGAGVAAAIQRHQQDRERWAAGGDAPDDQGRL from the coding sequence GTGGCCGACTCTCACCTCCGATTTGGGATATTCCTCCCGCCGATCCACCCCCCTGGTCAGAACCCCACGCTGGCACTACAGCGCGACCTCCAGCTGATCGAACACCTCGACCGCCTCGGATTCGACGAGGCTTGGATCGGGGAGCACCACTCCGCCGGCCACGAGATCATCTCTTCACCCGAGATCTTCATAGCGGCGGCGGCAGAACGCACGAGGCGGATAATGCTCGGCACCGGCGTCGTCTCTCTGCCTTACCACCATCCGTTCATGGTGGCCGAGCGCATCGTCCTGCTCGACCATCTGACACGCGGGCGCGTCATGTTGGGAGTGGGGCCGGGTGCTCTCCCATCAGACGCGGCCATGCTCGGCATCGATGCTGCCAGCCAGCGCGATCGCATGGACGAGTCGCTCGGCGTGATCATGAGACTGCTCCGCGGCGAGACGGTCGACCACGAGTCGGACTGGTTCAGGCTGGTCGATGCCCGACTCCAGCTCGCTCCCTTCAGTCGCCCCCACCCAGAGGTCGCCGTCGCCGCCATGGTCTCGCCCTCCGGCCCTCGAACGGCAGGGAGACACGGCGTCTCGCTGCTCTCTATCGGAGCGACACAGCAGGCCGGCTTCGACGCGTTGGGCACGCACTGGAGCGTCTGGGAAGAGACGGCACGCCACCACGGTCACACCCCGGACAGGTCCAGATGGCGCGTGCTCACCCAGATGCACCTCGCCCCCACACGCAAGAAGGCCGAGAAGGAGGTGCGATACGGCCTCCCGGACTTCCTGCGCTACTTCGCCGAGGTCGCCGCGCTGCCCATAGCACCGGCGGGCGACGTCTCGGACATATCCGAGCACCTTCGCGAACGAGCGCTCGGGGTCATCGGCACGCCCGACGACGCCATAGAGCTCATCGAGAGGTTGCTGGAACAGTCGGGCGGGTTCGGCACGCTCCTGCTGTTCGCCCACGACTGGGCGGACCCGGAAGCGACCAAGCGCTCGTACGAGCTGTTCGCCACCCGAGTGATGCCATACTTCCAGGGACAGCTCGATCCTCCCCAGACGTCCATGCTCTGGACTGCTGAACGCCGAGAGAAGTTCATGGCGGACTTCGGCGCAGGAGTGGCCGCCGCGATCCAGCGCCACCAACAGGACCGGGAGCGCTGGGCCGCGGGAGGCGACGCACCCGACGATCAGGGCCGGCTCTGA